The Deltaproteobacteria bacterium genome includes a region encoding these proteins:
- a CDS encoding class I SAM-dependent rRNA methyltransferase, translating into MSEGIVQISRRAVDRLGQGHLWIYKSDIERLESVSGGEVVKVVDGRGWFVGRAFYSQVSQITLRMLTREDEPVDRDFFARRIEAALQLRRELYPGGVEALRLIHSEGDYLPGLVADRYADVLVVQTLSQGAERQKELFLELLTERVQPRAIVLRNDAKVRSHEGLVLERKVVKGQIAGPVPYRVGTVGMLADPLDGQKTGAFLDQRENHAAVAAYVKPGMDCLDCFTYTGGFALQMARAGGRVIGVDISEPALKEAREAATRNAITAEWVEANCFDWLKERSLEGEAFDLIVLDPPAFAKKKDKLEGAIRGYKEINLRALQLLRPGGILVSCSCSYHLSEQALLDLILSASLDTGRRVQLLEKRGAGRDHPVLLGVPETQYLKTLVFRRVS; encoded by the coding sequence ATGAGCGAGGGCATCGTCCAGATCTCCCGGCGGGCCGTGGACCGCCTCGGCCAGGGCCACCTCTGGATCTACAAGTCCGACATCGAGCGGCTGGAGAGCGTCTCCGGCGGCGAGGTGGTGAAGGTCGTGGACGGCCGCGGCTGGTTCGTGGGCCGGGCCTTCTACTCCCAGGTCTCGCAGATCACCCTGCGGATGCTCACCCGCGAGGACGAGCCGGTGGACCGGGACTTCTTCGCCCGGCGCATCGAGGCGGCGCTCCAGCTGCGCCGCGAGCTCTACCCCGGCGGGGTGGAGGCCCTGCGCCTGATCCACTCCGAGGGGGACTACCTCCCGGGCCTGGTCGCCGACCGCTACGCCGACGTGCTGGTCGTGCAGACCCTCTCCCAGGGCGCCGAGCGGCAGAAGGAGCTCTTCCTCGAGCTCCTCACCGAGCGGGTCCAGCCCCGGGCCATCGTGCTGCGCAACGACGCCAAGGTGCGCTCCCACGAGGGCCTCGTCCTCGAGCGCAAGGTGGTCAAGGGGCAGATCGCGGGGCCGGTCCCCTACCGGGTGGGCACCGTGGGGATGCTGGCCGATCCCCTCGATGGCCAGAAGACCGGCGCCTTCCTCGACCAGCGCGAGAACCACGCCGCGGTGGCCGCCTACGTGAAGCCGGGCATGGACTGCCTCGACTGCTTCACCTACACCGGCGGCTTCGCCCTGCAGATGGCCCGGGCCGGCGGCCGGGTGATCGGCGTGGACATCTCCGAGCCGGCCCTGAAGGAGGCCCGCGAGGCCGCGACCCGCAACGCGATCACCGCCGAGTGGGTCGAGGCCAACTGCTTCGACTGGCTCAAGGAGCGCTCGCTGGAGGGTGAGGCCTTCGACCTGATCGTGCTCGACCCCCCGGCCTTCGCCAAGAAGAAGGACAAGCTCGAGGGCGCCATCCGGGGCTACAAGGAGATCAACCTCCGCGCCCTCCAGCTCCTGCGCCCCGGGGGGATCCTGGTCTCCTGCTCCTGCTCCTATCACTTGAGCGAGCAGGCGCTGCTCGACCTGATCCTCTCGGCGTCGCTCGACACCGGGCGGCGGGTGCAGCTGCTGGAGAAGCGGGGCGCCGGCCGCGACCACCCCGTGCTGCTGGGCGTGCCCGAGACGCAGTACCTGAAGACCTTGGTGTTCAGGCGGGTCTCTTGA
- a CDS encoding cystathionine gamma-synthase — translation MRFGTRAIHAGQQPDPSTGAIMTPVYLTSTYVQTSPGEHLGYEYSRTKNPTRAALAGCIAALEDGKHGLIFGSGCATTDAVMHLLKAGDRVVCMDDVYGGTFRLFDKVWSHHGVDFDFQDLSDLEIAKKAIAPGTKLVWVESPTNPMLKLADLKALAGLAHAAGALMVVDNTFMTPYFQRPLHLGADIVVHSTTKYLNGHSDVVGGALVVNDDALFERLAFVQNSVGGVAGPMDSFLVLRGLKTLHVRMKQHAESAMEIARHLEAHPKVERVIYPGLESHPQHGLAKEQMSGFGGMISAHLKTDLGGARRMLSSCKVFALAESLGGVESLIEHPAIMTHASVPAEKRAELGISDGFIRLSVGIEDLEDLREDLDQALAAI, via the coding sequence ATGCGATTCGGTACTCGAGCCATCCACGCCGGCCAGCAGCCGGACCCGTCCACCGGCGCCATCATGACGCCCGTCTACCTCACCTCCACCTACGTGCAGACCTCGCCGGGCGAGCACCTGGGCTACGAGTACTCGCGGACGAAGAACCCCACCCGCGCCGCCCTCGCCGGCTGCATCGCCGCCCTCGAGGACGGGAAGCACGGCCTGATCTTCGGCTCGGGCTGCGCGACCACCGACGCGGTCATGCACCTCCTGAAGGCCGGCGACCGGGTCGTCTGCATGGACGACGTCTACGGCGGCACCTTCCGCCTCTTCGACAAGGTCTGGTCCCACCACGGCGTCGACTTCGACTTCCAGGACCTCTCCGATCTCGAGATCGCGAAGAAGGCGATCGCCCCGGGGACCAAGCTGGTCTGGGTCGAGAGCCCGACCAACCCCATGCTCAAGCTGGCCGACCTGAAGGCCCTCGCCGGGCTGGCCCACGCCGCCGGCGCGCTGATGGTGGTCGACAACACCTTCATGACGCCCTACTTCCAGCGGCCGCTGCACCTGGGCGCCGACATCGTGGTCCACTCGACCACCAAGTACCTCAACGGCCACTCCGACGTGGTGGGCGGCGCCCTGGTGGTGAACGACGACGCCCTCTTCGAGCGCCTGGCCTTCGTCCAGAACTCGGTGGGCGGCGTGGCCGGCCCGATGGACAGCTTCCTGGTCCTGCGCGGCCTCAAGACCCTGCACGTCCGGATGAAGCAGCACGCCGAGAGCGCCATGGAGATCGCCCGCCACCTCGAGGCGCACCCGAAGGTCGAGCGGGTCATCTACCCGGGTCTCGAGAGCCACCCCCAGCACGGGCTGGCGAAGGAGCAGATGTCGGGCTTCGGCGGGATGATCTCGGCCCACCTGAAGACCGATCTCGGGGGCGCCCGCCGGATGCTCTCGAGCTGCAAGGTCTTCGCGCTGGCCGAGTCCCTCGGCGGGGTCGAGAGCCTCATCGAGCACCCGGCGATCATGACCCACGCCTCCGTGCCGGCCGAGAAGCGCGCCGAGCTGGGCATCTCCGACGGCTTCATCCGCCTCTCGGTGGGCATCGAGGACCTCGAGGACCTGCGCGAGGACCTCGACCAGGCCCTCGCCGCCATCTAG
- a CDS encoding lamin tail domain-containing protein, producing MYSLRLSSIFGLVALLLVGSTGCPKDPPVTQPDIVSFASDVTTITGAGTATLSWQTTGAESVSMVDGADQAVDLAGAPAAAGSVDVTLDTVGSHTFTLTATGEEGSTPATASVTLTVEAYPAPQVTAFAAAPASILAGATSTLSWTTTDADAVSMVDDAGNTIDLTGQAAAAGTVDVTPAADTTYTLTATGPGGTATSTATVTVLIVPSILTFTSDATGPIVAGAPVVLSWTTTDTDSLALADDAGNTVDVSGLAVAGDSVTVNPGVSATYTLTATNTNGDTTATVSIDVLTAIASFTLTPSTARAGDTVTLDWQMGGATGADITGPDGFTYTVPAGDLAMGSTTATAGSPGDFVLSATGPLNNDSWTETLAITTAPRIRTFTATPAAITEGESATLAWTVDGATTLDLTDSLGNTIDISALSVSADSIAQLLVAPGTVTYTLTATNVDGNHVMTADVVVEAIPTIDAFAALPTRVASGADSTLSWMTTDAASVRLEENTVDLGIPANDLTASYTAMGLTADSTYVLYAANSLGYEVMSAPLTVTVGAPVNVSFVANPPAGAPSDTIALQWVNDGGTTVTVNDGTTDVCVVNVLADVAAGSCNITAPAAIGTYTYTLTVADGAGGSDTATTDLFVSDGPIIRDFSGSAGTISEGDALTLSWTVDNDPAGTTPTLTLTDDQGNTYDISALNQNLDSGDVVGLTAGTYVFTLSATTGAGTDAVATVTVTVIPLPTIVTFDANPRSLDTQGGTVVPTTDISWTTTGGVSAELWALDATGAPIAPAVYTAANQGEVDAYTLTGHSLTTTTVFQLHVENSVGGFVESVITVVVDGPVIDSFVATLNSNPVTEIVAGETVDLTWTTQRADAAQLDPTPIVFSTGGFTDISTTGTLLAFNDDDFGEAGLTFPAGFTFPYYGTDRTECVVTTDGFISFDIAATSTGVDDPFPSTTTPNGGVIAAFWDDLDLNARGAGWYELIPDAVGPDRLIIQWKNEFWSSSALPADLNFQIVLWDNGDFAVHYGTMTSSDQPRADGDLGSIGFEDDTGTRGVQINRNTAWPGGLSNVSWSVPATVPTSGTVQVSPMTDSTYTLTATSTLGSASDAVTLIVHPAAQITGSGFTPALPQEGETFDVTWTTSDATQVVVTDAGGNVRCTVTTPADVASGACALSEATPATYDYTVTATGALPRDTTSVTVSVQVWPTLTISSWTATDGTNTDPDELFVTGGTSVDLVWDTTGAVGFAIVATPGGNITPAGWGATGTLTLTPAVTTTYTLSISDDAAFSAGSRQLAETVTVYVDAAQVTSFGASATQSAAGANVDLSWTTSGTIDELAINPESVITTFGNTFTSIVGLPSAVDITPTSFTTGYTTINLPTFSFPFDGSTFSSFRIDSNGVILFDTSTTSSFTTNDPIPSTTTPAGGLIAPFWDYTTGTAGTTTLRYLLSGIPGSQQLIIEWNQFALSSYAGTLTFQAILYENGNFEFNYIDMTASSATNQPRYNGLWATTGFENIAEDGGYELNYNTESPNLIGNGIRHFFNMAPLAANGTTTVAPQQTTTYEICATGGGYTDCKTVTVVVVEPGHLLITELMVNPDLVADVDGEWFEIVNTSVNDIDLQGFVLTDGEDTFTIPTGTPIMIAAGGTFVFGRSADTGVNGGFTVDLAYGAGAPNLLLDDVADDLTILSNGVIIDTVAYDTAAGWMIAADTSITLDSSYQLAGDGTQNDVYDNAGTPVWCQSMGTYGSLGLLGSPGTVGTGCRYPWDMLVNNPTAPGWIDISATGTPIPVLADSADYQYTPGIGFDFPFFGTTVTELWITSNGIINFADPLNSQTTNDNMPSTTSPQGGTVAAVWDDLEHQGDGTSGCWVETRGTVGNQVTIVTWHRFRYWTGVDGILTFQVQLYEATGDIVVIVQEATAVTDPNGYHTGSSATIAGVENDAGTEGLQYSYNTAGSLYSGLNVWFRAH from the coding sequence ATGTACTCGCTTCGCCTTTCCTCGATCTTCGGGCTCGTCGCCCTGCTCCTGGTCGGCAGCACCGGCTGCCCCAAGGATCCACCGGTCACCCAGCCGGACATCGTGAGCTTCGCCTCCGACGTCACCACCATCACCGGCGCGGGCACCGCCACCCTCTCCTGGCAGACCACCGGCGCCGAGTCCGTCTCGATGGTCGACGGCGCGGATCAGGCCGTGGATCTGGCCGGCGCCCCCGCGGCGGCCGGCTCGGTCGACGTCACCCTCGACACCGTGGGCAGCCACACCTTCACCCTCACCGCCACCGGTGAGGAGGGGAGCACCCCGGCCACCGCCAGCGTGACCCTCACCGTCGAGGCCTACCCGGCGCCGCAGGTCACCGCCTTCGCGGCCGCCCCGGCCTCGATCCTGGCCGGCGCGACCTCGACCCTCTCCTGGACCACCACGGACGCCGATGCCGTCAGCATGGTGGACGACGCCGGCAACACCATCGACCTGACCGGCCAGGCCGCCGCCGCGGGCACCGTCGACGTGACCCCGGCCGCCGACACCACCTACACCCTGACCGCGACCGGCCCCGGCGGCACCGCGACCTCCACCGCCACCGTGACCGTGCTCATCGTCCCGAGCATCCTCACCTTCACCTCCGACGCCACCGGCCCGATCGTCGCCGGCGCGCCCGTGGTCCTCTCCTGGACCACCACCGACACCGACTCCCTGGCCCTGGCCGACGACGCCGGCAACACCGTCGACGTTAGCGGCCTCGCCGTGGCCGGCGACTCGGTGACCGTGAACCCCGGCGTGAGCGCCACCTACACCCTCACCGCGACCAACACCAACGGCGACACCACGGCCACCGTCAGCATCGACGTGCTCACCGCGATCGCCAGCTTCACCCTGACCCCGAGCACCGCCCGGGCCGGCGACACCGTCACCCTCGACTGGCAGATGGGCGGCGCCACCGGCGCGGACATCACCGGCCCCGACGGCTTCACCTACACCGTCCCCGCCGGCGACCTGGCGATGGGCAGCACCACCGCCACCGCGGGCAGCCCCGGCGACTTCGTGCTCTCCGCCACCGGCCCGCTGAACAACGACAGCTGGACCGAGACCCTGGCCATCACCACCGCGCCGCGGATCCGCACCTTCACCGCCACCCCGGCCGCCATCACCGAGGGTGAGAGCGCCACCCTGGCCTGGACCGTGGACGGCGCGACCACCCTGGACCTCACCGACTCCCTCGGGAACACGATCGACATCTCGGCCCTCTCCGTGAGCGCGGACAGCATCGCCCAGCTCCTGGTGGCGCCGGGCACCGTGACCTACACCCTCACCGCCACCAACGTGGACGGCAACCACGTGATGACCGCCGACGTGGTGGTCGAGGCCATCCCGACCATCGACGCCTTCGCCGCCCTGCCCACCCGCGTGGCCTCCGGCGCCGACAGCACCCTCTCCTGGATGACCACCGACGCCGCCAGCGTTCGCCTCGAGGAGAACACCGTCGACCTGGGCATCCCCGCCAACGACCTCACCGCCTCCTACACCGCCATGGGCCTCACCGCCGACAGCACCTACGTGCTCTACGCGGCCAACAGCCTGGGCTACGAGGTCATGTCGGCGCCGCTGACCGTCACGGTCGGCGCCCCGGTGAACGTCAGCTTCGTGGCCAACCCGCCGGCCGGCGCGCCGAGCGACACCATCGCCCTCCAGTGGGTCAACGACGGCGGCACCACCGTGACCGTGAACGACGGCACCACCGACGTCTGTGTGGTGAACGTGCTGGCCGACGTGGCCGCGGGTAGCTGCAACATCACCGCGCCGGCGGCCATCGGCACCTACACCTACACCCTCACCGTCGCCGACGGCGCCGGTGGCAGCGACACCGCCACCACCGACCTCTTCGTCTCCGACGGCCCGATCATCCGCGACTTCAGCGGCTCGGCCGGCACCATCTCCGAGGGTGACGCCCTGACCCTCTCCTGGACCGTCGACAACGATCCGGCCGGCACCACGCCGACCCTCACCCTCACCGACGACCAGGGCAACACCTACGACATCTCGGCCCTGAACCAGAACCTGGACAGCGGCGACGTCGTCGGCCTCACCGCGGGCACCTACGTCTTCACGCTCAGCGCCACCACCGGCGCCGGCACCGACGCCGTGGCCACGGTCACCGTGACGGTGATCCCCCTGCCCACCATCGTCACCTTCGACGCCAACCCGCGCTCCCTGGACACCCAGGGCGGCACGGTGGTGCCGACCACCGACATCAGCTGGACCACGACCGGCGGCGTCTCCGCGGAGCTCTGGGCCCTCGACGCCACCGGCGCGCCCATCGCCCCGGCGGTCTACACCGCCGCCAACCAGGGCGAGGTGGACGCCTACACCCTGACTGGCCACAGCCTGACGACGACCACCGTCTTCCAGCTCCACGTCGAGAACTCGGTGGGCGGCTTCGTCGAGTCCGTCATCACCGTGGTCGTCGACGGCCCGGTCATCGACTCCTTCGTGGCCACCCTCAACAGCAACCCGGTGACCGAGATCGTCGCCGGCGAGACCGTCGACCTGACCTGGACCACCCAGCGGGCGGACGCGGCGCAGCTCGACCCGACCCCGATCGTCTTCAGCACCGGGGGCTTCACCGACATCTCCACGACTGGCACCCTGCTGGCCTTCAACGACGACGACTTCGGTGAGGCCGGCCTCACCTTCCCGGCGGGCTTCACCTTCCCCTACTACGGCACGGATCGCACCGAGTGCGTCGTCACCACCGACGGCTTCATCTCCTTCGACATTGCCGCCACCAGCACCGGCGTCGACGATCCCTTCCCGAGCACCACCACCCCGAACGGCGGCGTGATCGCGGCCTTCTGGGACGATCTCGATCTCAACGCTCGGGGCGCGGGCTGGTACGAGCTGATCCCCGACGCCGTCGGTCCCGACCGCCTGATCATCCAGTGGAAGAACGAGTTCTGGAGCAGCAGCGCTCTCCCGGCGGACCTCAACTTCCAGATCGTGCTCTGGGACAACGGTGACTTCGCCGTCCACTACGGCACGATGACCTCGTCGGATCAGCCCCGCGCCGACGGTGACCTCGGCTCGATCGGCTTCGAGGACGACACCGGCACCCGCGGCGTCCAGATCAACCGCAACACCGCCTGGCCCGGCGGCCTCTCCAACGTGAGCTGGTCGGTGCCGGCCACCGTGCCCACCAGCGGCACCGTGCAGGTCTCTCCGATGACCGACTCGACCTACACCCTGACCGCCACCAGCACCCTGGGCTCCGCCTCCGACGCCGTCACCCTGATCGTGCACCCGGCCGCGCAGATCACCGGGAGCGGCTTCACCCCGGCGCTGCCCCAGGAGGGTGAGACCTTCGACGTGACCTGGACGACCAGCGACGCGACCCAGGTGGTGGTCACCGACGCCGGCGGCAACGTGCGCTGCACCGTCACCACTCCGGCTGACGTCGCCAGCGGCGCCTGTGCGCTCTCCGAGGCCACCCCGGCCACCTATGACTACACCGTGACCGCCACCGGCGCGCTGCCGCGGGACACGACCTCCGTGACCGTGAGCGTCCAGGTCTGGCCGACCCTGACGATCAGCAGCTGGACCGCCACCGACGGCACCAACACCGATCCGGACGAGCTCTTCGTCACCGGCGGCACCTCGGTCGATCTGGTCTGGGACACCACCGGCGCGGTGGGCTTCGCGATCGTGGCCACCCCGGGCGGCAACATCACCCCGGCCGGCTGGGGCGCCACCGGCACCCTGACCCTGACCCCGGCCGTGACCACTACCTACACCCTCTCGATCTCGGATGACGCCGCCTTCTCGGCGGGGAGCCGACAGCTCGCCGAGACGGTGACCGTCTACGTGGACGCCGCGCAGGTCACCTCCTTCGGGGCCAGCGCCACCCAGAGCGCCGCGGGCGCCAACGTGGATCTCTCCTGGACCACGAGCGGGACCATCGACGAGCTGGCGATCAACCCGGAGAGCGTCATCACGACCTTCGGCAACACCTTCACCTCGATCGTGGGGCTGCCGAGCGCCGTCGACATCACGCCCACCAGCTTCACCACGGGCTACACCACCATCAACCTGCCGACCTTCAGCTTCCCCTTCGATGGGTCAACCTTCAGCAGCTTCCGGATCGACTCCAACGGCGTGATCCTCTTCGACACGTCCACGACCTCGTCCTTCACGACGAACGATCCGATCCCGAGCACCACGACGCCCGCGGGCGGCCTGATCGCCCCCTTCTGGGACTACACGACCGGGACGGCCGGGACGACCACCCTGAGGTACCTGCTCTCCGGGATCCCGGGCTCGCAGCAGCTGATCATCGAGTGGAACCAGTTCGCGCTCTCCAGCTACGCCGGGACGCTGACCTTCCAGGCCATCCTCTACGAGAACGGCAACTTCGAGTTCAACTACATCGACATGACCGCCAGCAGCGCGACGAACCAGCCGCGCTACAACGGCCTGTGGGCCACCACCGGCTTCGAGAACATCGCCGAGGACGGCGGGTACGAACTGAACTACAACACCGAGTCGCCGAACCTCATCGGCAACGGGATCCGCCACTTCTTCAACATGGCGCCCCTGGCCGCGAACGGGACGACCACCGTGGCTCCGCAGCAGACCACCACCTACGAGATCTGCGCCACCGGCGGCGGCTACACCGACTGCAAGACCGTCACCGTGGTCGTGGTCGAGCCGGGTCATCTGCTGATCACCGAGCTGATGGTGAACCCGGACCTCGTCGCCGACGTGGACGGTGAGTGGTTCGAGATCGTCAACACCTCGGTCAACGACATCGATCTGCAGGGCTTCGTCCTCACCGACGGCGAGGACACCTTCACGATCCCGACCGGCACGCCGATCATGATCGCCGCCGGCGGCACCTTCGTCTTCGGGCGTAGCGCGGACACCGGCGTGAACGGTGGGTTCACGGTGGACCTGGCCTATGGCGCCGGCGCCCCCAACCTCCTGCTGGACGACGTGGCCGACGATCTCACCATCCTGAGCAACGGCGTCATCATCGACACCGTCGCCTACGACACGGCCGCGGGCTGGATGATCGCCGCCGACACCAGCATCACCCTGGACTCCAGCTATCAGCTGGCCGGCGACGGCACCCAGAACGACGTCTATGACAACGCCGGCACCCCGGTCTGGTGTCAGTCCATGGGGACCTACGGCTCGCTGGGCCTTTTGGGCTCCCCCGGGACCGTCGGCACCGGCTGCCGCTACCCCTGGGACATGCTGGTCAACAACCCGACGGCGCCGGGCTGGATCGACATCTCGGCCACCGGCACCCCGATCCCGGTCCTCGCCGACAGCGCGGACTACCAGTACACCCCCGGGATCGGCTTCGACTTCCCCTTCTTCGGCACCACGGTCACCGAGCTGTGGATCACCTCGAACGGGATCATCAACTTCGCGGATCCGCTGAACTCCCAGACCACCAACGACAACATGCCCTCCACGACCAGCCCGCAGGGCGGCACCGTGGCGGCGGTCTGGGACGACCTCGAGCACCAGGGTGACGGCACCTCGGGCTGCTGGGTGGAGACCCGGGGCACGGTCGGCAACCAGGTGACCATCGTCACCTGGCACCGCTTCCGCTACTGGACCGGGGTGGACGGCATCCTCACCTTCCAGGTCCAGCTCTACGAGGCGACCGGCGACATCGTCGTCATCGTCCAGGAGGCCACCGCGGTGACCGACCCGAACGGGTACCACACCGGCTCTTCGGCCACGATCGCCGGCGTGGAGAACGACGCGGGCACCGAGGGCCTGCAGTACTCCTACAACACGGCGGGCAGCCTCTACAGCGGCCTGAACGTGTGGTTCCGGGCTCACTAG
- a CDS encoding MBL fold metallo-hydrolase produces MAHTFDPFTVHSVIAGHFGLDGGVAFGVVPRALWGQEIEPDEMGRIQLVSRVFVVDHGDRRVLIDAGTGQAWDPKPRQMYRIEEGPDLRTCLVGAGIDPETITDVVISHLHWDHCGGLVQGSEGDATLTFPKATHHVQRRNWKWAHNPSEYDRRAYRASTLELLEASGRLHFIEGQTELLEGIHLIPSEGHTVGQQLVRIAGESETLLYCGDAIPTAAHLRSAWGLAYDLYPLTLIEEKKQLLAEALEESAVLLFAHDPRLCACTVEEVEGKVQIRERMELGSA; encoded by the coding sequence ATGGCGCACACCTTCGACCCCTTCACCGTCCACTCGGTGATCGCCGGCCACTTCGGCCTCGACGGCGGCGTCGCCTTCGGCGTCGTCCCCCGGGCCCTCTGGGGCCAGGAGATCGAGCCCGACGAGATGGGGAGGATCCAGCTCGTCAGCCGGGTCTTCGTCGTCGACCACGGCGATCGCCGGGTCCTCATCGACGCCGGCACCGGCCAGGCCTGGGACCCCAAGCCCCGCCAGATGTACCGCATCGAGGAGGGGCCCGACCTGCGCACCTGCCTCGTGGGGGCCGGCATCGATCCCGAGACCATCACCGACGTGGTGATCTCCCACCTGCACTGGGATCACTGCGGGGGGCTGGTGCAGGGCAGCGAGGGCGACGCCACCCTCACCTTCCCGAAGGCGACCCACCACGTGCAGCGCCGCAACTGGAAGTGGGCCCACAACCCCAGCGAGTACGATCGCCGGGCCTACCGCGCCAGCACCCTCGAGCTCCTCGAGGCCTCGGGGCGCCTCCACTTCATCGAGGGCCAGACCGAGCTCCTCGAGGGCATCCACCTCATCCCCAGCGAGGGGCACACCGTCGGCCAGCAGCTCGTGCGGATCGCCGGCGAGAGCGAGACCCTCCTCTACTGCGGCGACGCCATCCCCACCGCGGCGCACCTGCGCTCGGCCTGGGGCCTCGCCTACGACCTCTACCCCCTGACCCTCATCGAGGAGAAGAAGCAGCTCCTCGCCGAGGCCCTCGAGGAGAGCGCCGTCCTCCTCTTCGCCCACGACCCCCGCCTCTGTGCCTGCACGGTGGAGGAGGTCGAGGGGAAGGTCCAGATCCGCGAGCGCATGGAGCTCGGAAGCGCATGA
- the mutM gene encoding bifunctional DNA-formamidopyrimidine glycosylase/DNA-(apurinic or apyrimidinic site) lyase: MPELPEVETARRTLESFSVGNRIVRAKAEASRLLRELSPAAFARGLEGRKVLGALRRGKQLLLILEEDQALGVHLGMTGKILGRPRGASAPPYSRAFLELEGGSRLHFISRRLFGQLLLGSPREVQARTGWHDLGPDPLSDGLSAATLREALGESRQPVKVRLMDQRVIAGLGNIQAGEALFRSRIDPRKPAGALDRGEHARLVRAIHRSLTHTLEHLDPTEARYLADAGETENPFLVYGREGEPCPRCKTTLVRFMLGGRVTFACPGCQSSPGNA, from the coding sequence ATGCCCGAGCTGCCCGAGGTCGAGACCGCCCGCCGCACCCTCGAGTCGTTCTCCGTCGGCAACCGGATCGTCCGCGCGAAGGCGGAGGCCTCCCGCCTCCTGCGGGAGCTCTCCCCGGCCGCCTTCGCCCGGGGCCTCGAGGGCCGCAAGGTCCTCGGCGCCCTCCGGCGAGGCAAGCAGCTCCTCCTCATCCTCGAGGAGGATCAGGCCCTCGGGGTGCACCTGGGGATGACCGGGAAGATCCTCGGCCGGCCCCGGGGCGCGAGCGCCCCACCCTACAGCCGGGCCTTCCTCGAGCTGGAGGGAGGGAGCCGCCTCCACTTCATCAGCCGCCGCCTCTTCGGCCAGCTCCTCCTCGGCTCCCCCCGGGAGGTGCAGGCCCGGACGGGCTGGCATGACCTCGGCCCCGACCCCCTCTCGGACGGCCTCTCGGCGGCCACCTTGCGCGAGGCGCTCGGCGAGAGCCGCCAGCCGGTGAAGGTGCGCCTGATGGACCAGCGGGTGATCGCGGGCCTGGGCAACATCCAGGCCGGCGAGGCCCTCTTCCGCTCCCGGATCGATCCCCGCAAGCCCGCCGGCGCGCTCGACCGCGGGGAGCACGCACGCCTGGTGAGGGCCATCCACCGGAGCCTGACCCACACCCTCGAGCACCTCGACCCCACCGAGGCCCGCTACCTCGCCGACGCCGGCGAGACCGAGAACCCCTTCCTGGTCTACGGCCGGGAGGGAGAGCCCTGCCCCCGCTGCAAGACCACGCTCGTGCGCTTCATGCTCGGCGGCCGGGTCACCTTCGCCTGCCCGGGCTGTCAGTCCTCCCCGGGGAACGCGTAG
- the epmA gene encoding EF-P lysine aminoacylase EpmA, whose amino-acid sequence MKITLEKRARALAACRAALEARGFLEVDPPALVPAPGMEPHIDAFELRSVEGRRLYLHTSPEYAMKRLLAAGLPRIYSLGHVYRDEPASVTHSPEFTMLEMYCPGGEREIMAELEGVIAAVAEVLGRPLELPFERRSVREVFREYTGVDIAGFLPASEHRDAFAAALEAAGALRAAGPEDGWDELFFRAFLDHVEPKLGQGRALYLTDYPAHMAALSKLRTDDPAFARRFELYLDGVELANGFAELDDEAEQRARLVAEQEERRAAGRPVYPLDEPFLEAVGRLPETGGVALGFDRLLMLLTGAESIAEVLPLPFADYAFPGED is encoded by the coding sequence ATGAAGATCACACTGGAGAAGAGGGCCCGGGCCCTCGCCGCCTGCCGGGCGGCGCTGGAGGCGCGGGGCTTCCTGGAGGTGGACCCGCCGGCCCTGGTGCCGGCGCCGGGGATGGAGCCCCACATCGACGCCTTCGAACTCCGCAGCGTCGAGGGGCGGAGGCTCTACCTCCACACCAGCCCCGAGTACGCCATGAAGCGCCTGCTCGCGGCGGGGCTGCCGAGGATCTACTCCCTGGGGCACGTCTACCGGGACGAGCCGGCGTCGGTGACCCACAGCCCCGAGTTCACCATGCTGGAGATGTACTGCCCCGGCGGTGAGCGGGAGATCATGGCCGAGCTCGAGGGGGTGATCGCCGCGGTGGCCGAGGTCCTCGGCCGGCCGCTGGAGCTGCCCTTCGAGCGCCGCTCCGTGCGGGAGGTCTTCCGGGAGTACACCGGCGTCGACATCGCCGGCTTCCTCCCGGCGAGCGAGCATCGGGACGCCTTCGCGGCCGCCCTCGAGGCGGCCGGCGCTCTCCGGGCCGCGGGTCCAGAGGACGGCTGGGACGAGCTCTTCTTCCGGGCCTTCCTCGACCACGTCGAACCCAAGCTCGGGCAGGGGAGGGCGCTCTACCTCACCGACTACCCGGCCCACATGGCCGCCCTCTCCAAGCTCCGGACGGACGACCCGGCCTTCGCCCGCCGCTTCGAGCTCTACCTGGACGGGGTCGAGCTCGCCAACGGCTTCGCCGAGCTCGACGACGAGGCCGAGCAGCGCGCCCGCCTCGTCGCCGAGCAGGAGGAGCGCCGCGCGGCCGGCCGGCCGGTCTACCCCCTCGACGAGCCCTTCCTCGAGGCCGTGGGGCGGCTGCCCGAGACCGGCGGGGTGGCCCTGGGCTTCGACCGCCTGCTGATGCTCCTCACCGGCGCGGAGTCCATCGCCGAGGTGCTGCCCCTCCCCTTCGCGGACTACGCGTTCCCCGGGGAGGACTGA